The following coding sequences are from one Coffea arabica cultivar ET-39 chromosome 11e, Coffea Arabica ET-39 HiFi, whole genome shotgun sequence window:
- the LOC113718799 gene encoding UDP-glucosyltransferase 29-like produces MYSSFVFPRQSLTPGIQPTLVSSHSMSRMNVNVNVNVLPIANVRYLFTSSPASYNTPFKNQDNPYAHTIPTILSSMEETSKKIHTPPRFRVLMFPWLAHGHISPFLELSKRLAKNNFQIYFCSTEVNLNFINKNKTLDEYFSDHSMELVLLDLPDMPELPRHNHTTKNLPLHLKSTLKIVFYMGKTNFQNILNTLKPDLLIYDVFQPWASELAALNHIPSVHFVTCGAVNMSFFYHCLKYGFSGFNETYPFPSIFMRDYEINRMAAIAQGSSTIEPQEAQLSPKCFELSSDIILVKSWRGIEGKYIDHLSLSCGKKVLALGPLHEPEDDTKEEENNSHIIKFLNTKDQSSVVYVSFGSEYFLSQEEREEMAYGLELSNAYFIWVIRFPVGNAITLEEALPEGFLERVKERGLVVNGWAPQVKILGHPSTGGFVSHCGWNSVIESIYYGVPLLALPMLYDQFINARLAVEIGVGIEILKDEDGQIKRDEVTKVINKVVVEKKEGELQREKARELTKKLREEGEGELLEAVEKLRLLCSKNK; encoded by the coding sequence ATGTATTCCTCCTTTGTGTTCCCTCGCCAATCTTTGACACCTGGAATACAACCGACACTGGTCTCTTCTCATTCAATGTCCAGGATGAACGTGAACGTGAACGTGAACGTGTTGCCTATAGCAAACGTTCGCTATTTATTCACTAGTTCTCCTGCTTCATACAATACCCCTTTCAAGAACCAAGACAACCCATACGCCCATACGATTCCTACCATTCTATCATCCATGGAGGAGAcatcaaaaaaaattcatacgCCTCCTAGATTCAGGGTTCTGATGTTCCCATGGCTAGCTCATGGCCACATTTCTCCCTTCTTAGAACTATCCAAGAGACTCGCCAAAAACAACTTTCAGATTTATTTTTGTTCCACTGAGGTCAACTTGAATTTcatcaacaaaaacaaaaccttAGATGAGTACTTCTCCGATCATTCAATGGAATTAGTACTACTGGATTTGCCAGATATGCCCGAACTCCCTCGACACAATCACACAACAAAAAACCTCCCTCTCCATCTCAAATCAACCCTCAAGATTGTGTTCTATATGGGAAAAACCAATTTCCAAAACATCCTCAACACTTTGAAACCTGATTTGCTAATCTATGATGTTTTCCAACCTTGGGCTTCAGAGCTGGCTGCACTGAATCATATCCCTTCTGTTCATTTCGTAACCTGTGGAGCAGTAAACATGTCTTTCTTTTATCATTGCTTGAAGTATGGATTCTCCGGGTTTAACGAGACTTAcccttttccttcaatttttatGAGGGATTATGAAATAAACAGGATGGCAGCCATTGCCCAAGGATCCAGCACAATCGAACCCCAAGAAGCTCAGTTATCTCCTAAGTGCTTTGAATTATCTTCTGATATTATTTTGGTGAAAAGCTGGAGAGGAATTGAGGGGAAATATATTGATCACTTATCTTTATCTTGCGGGAAGAAGGTCTTAGCTCTAGGTCCTCTACATGAACCAGAAGATGATACCAAGGAGGAGGAGAATAACTCCCATATCATCAAGTTTCTGAACACTAAAGATCAATCATCAGTGgtttatgtttcttttgggAGCGAATACTTCTTGTCCCaggaagaaagggaagaaatgGCATATGGGCTGGAGCTGAGTAATGCTTATTTCATATGGGTAATTAGGTTTCCCGTGGGAAATGCCATTACCCTTGAAGAAGCCTTACCAGAAGGATTTCTCGAGAGGGTGAAAGAGAGGGGGTTGGTGGTGAATGGATGGGCACCACAGGTTAAAATTCTTGGGCATCCAAGCACGGGTGGTTTTGTGAGTCATTGCGGGTGGAACTCAGTGATCGAAAGCATATATTATGGGGTTCCATTGTTAGCCTTGCCCATGCTTTATGATCAGTTTATTAATGCTAGACTTGCAGTAGAGATTGGTGTTGGTATTGAGATTCTCAAGGACGAAGATGGACAGATAAAGAGGGACGAGGTTACTAAAGTCATAAATAAGGTGGTCGTTGAGAAGAAAGAGGGAGAACTACAGAGAGAAAAAGCTAGAGAATTGACTAAAAAGTTGAGAGAAGAAGGTGAAGGAGAATTGCTAGAAGCAGTAGAGAAGCTCAGGTTATTATGCAGCAAGAACAAGTAA
- the LOC113718603 gene encoding mogroside IIIx synthase-like, whose amino-acid sequence MFSPIKLASEFQIARPSYSWASGFFSELDRWRGIEGKYIDHLSLSCGKKVLALGPLHEPEDDTKEEENNSNIIKFLNTKDQSSVVYVSFGSEYFLSRKKGKKWHMALPEGFLERVKERGLVVNGWAPQAKILKHPSTGGIASHCGWGSVIESIHYGVPLLALPMLYDQFIHARLVVEVGVGIEILKDEDGQIKREGVAKVINKVVVEKKEVKLLKQKAREFQ is encoded by the exons ATGTTTTCTCCTATCAAATTGGCATCAGAGTTTCAGATTGCGAGACCGAGCTACTCATGGGCAAGTGGATTCTTCTCGGAGTTGGACCG CTGGAGAGGAATTGAGGGGAAATATATTGATCACTTATCTTTATCTTGCGGGAAGAAGGTCTTAGCTCTAGGTCCTCTACATGAACCAGAAGATGATACCAAGGAGGAGGAGAATAACTCCAATATCATCAAGTTTCTGAACACTAAAGATCAATCATCAGTGgtttatgtttcttttgggAGCGAATACTTCTTGTCCaggaagaaagggaagaaatgGCATATGG CCTTACCAGAAGGATTTCTCGAGAGGGTGAAAGAGAGAGGTTTGGTGGTGAATGGATGGGCACCACAGGCTAAAATTCTTAAGCATCCAAGCACGGGTGGTATTGCGAGTCATTGCGGGTGGGGCTCTGTGATCGAAAGCATACATTATGGGGTTCCGTTGTTAGCCTTGCCCATGCTTTACGATCAGTTTATTCATGCTAGACTTGTGGTAGAGGTTGGTGTTGGCATTGAGATTCTCAAGGACGAAGATGGGCAGATAAAGAGGGAAGGGGTTGCTAAAGTCATAAATAAGGTGGTTGTAGAAAAGAAAGAGGTAAAATTATTGAAACAAAAAGCCAGAGAATTCCAATAA